A region of Beijerinckia sp. 28-YEA-48 DNA encodes the following proteins:
- a CDS encoding pirin family protein, protein MSWHAGNDPVAGDPHSCDALELVIVPRARDIGGFDVRRALPHGKRQMVGPFIFFDQMGPAQFTAGHGIDVRPHPHIGLATVSYLFDGSIMHRDSEGNELEITPGAMNLMTAGRGIAHSERSPENLRAGTHSLSGIQSWVALPEGFEEIDPSFQHFAAQVLPRVSEKGVETRIIAGRAYGQASPVNTLSDWFYVEAILTAGSSLPLDADYEERAIYVVEGEIDVAGERFESSRLLVFRPGGKITIRAATNARLMLLGGTAMNGPRYIWWNFVSSSKERIEQAKEDWKRGQFAPVPHETEFIPLPE, encoded by the coding sequence ATGAGCTGGCATGCTGGAAACGACCCTGTGGCGGGCGACCCTCATTCCTGTGACGCGCTGGAACTGGTGATTGTGCCACGCGCCCGCGACATCGGCGGCTTCGATGTGCGGCGCGCGCTGCCGCACGGCAAGCGCCAGATGGTTGGCCCCTTCATTTTCTTCGACCAGATGGGCCCAGCGCAATTCACCGCCGGCCATGGCATCGACGTGCGGCCGCATCCTCATATCGGCCTCGCCACCGTCAGCTATCTGTTCGACGGTTCGATCATGCATCGCGACAGCGAAGGCAACGAACTCGAGATCACGCCCGGAGCCATGAACCTGATGACCGCCGGCCGTGGCATCGCCCATTCGGAACGCTCGCCTGAAAACCTGCGTGCGGGCACCCACAGTCTCTCGGGCATTCAAAGCTGGGTGGCCCTGCCCGAAGGCTTCGAGGAGATTGATCCAAGCTTTCAGCATTTCGCCGCGCAAGTGTTGCCGCGCGTTTCGGAGAAAGGCGTTGAAACACGCATCATCGCCGGCCGCGCCTACGGCCAGGCCTCGCCGGTCAACACGCTCTCGGACTGGTTCTATGTCGAGGCCATCCTCACCGCTGGTAGCTCTCTGCCGCTTGATGCCGACTACGAAGAGCGCGCGATCTATGTGGTCGAGGGCGAGATCGACGTTGCCGGCGAACGCTTCGAATCCTCGCGCCTGCTGGTCTTCCGCCCTGGCGGCAAGATCACCATTCGCGCTGCGACCAATGCGCGGCTGATGTTGCTCGGTGGAACCGCCATGAACGGACCGCGTTATATTTGGTGGAATTTCGTCTCCTCGAGCAAGGAGCGCATCGAACAGGCGAAGGAAGATTGGAAGCGCGGACAATTCGCGCCGGTGCCGCACGAAACAGAGTTCATACCACTGCCCGAGTGA
- a CDS encoding FAD-dependent monooxygenase, with the protein MQKYKIIIAGAGLGGLTAACVLLQAGHDVEIYEQAPALGEIGAGIQVSANPMHVLRHIGVGDEITAVGVSPGAYVFRLHDTGEIIQRFSLSKEHEAMHGAPYTQLHRADLHEILAARARQLKPDVVHLNTRVKSFTETAEGVELHFEDGTSAKGDILIGADGLKSVVRAQLFGAAPAIYTGDAAWRILVPVEKLPKDFLEPVMSVFMGPNGHAVCYYLRSGTLMNFVGIVETDDISEESWTVRYPWESLKADFAGWHEAIQTIIDTADKDQCFRWSLFGRPPTMNWSSKRVTLLGDSVHPTLPYLAQGAAMAIEDGAILMRALEQEPDLAKALQVYQRNRAERTAKIVTQSTDNRRLFHLPSQDAIRAEFSKRDEGNDRNRWLYSYNPLTVPLV; encoded by the coding sequence GTGCAAAAGTACAAAATCATTATTGCCGGCGCCGGTCTCGGCGGCCTGACGGCGGCCTGCGTGCTGCTGCAAGCTGGTCACGATGTCGAAATCTACGAACAGGCGCCAGCGCTCGGCGAAATCGGCGCGGGCATTCAAGTCAGCGCCAATCCGATGCATGTGCTGCGTCATATCGGCGTTGGCGACGAGATCACCGCCGTTGGCGTCAGCCCCGGCGCTTATGTCTTCCGCCTGCATGACACTGGCGAGATCATCCAGCGCTTCTCGCTGTCGAAAGAGCATGAGGCGATGCATGGCGCACCTTACACCCAGCTGCATCGCGCCGATCTGCATGAAATTCTCGCAGCCCGCGCCCGCCAGCTGAAGCCGGACGTGGTGCATCTCAACACCCGCGTCAAATCCTTCACGGAAACGGCCGAGGGTGTCGAACTGCACTTCGAGGACGGCACCTCCGCCAAGGGCGATATCCTCATCGGCGCCGACGGTCTCAAATCAGTGGTGCGCGCCCAGTTGTTTGGCGCCGCGCCCGCCATCTACACTGGCGATGCCGCCTGGCGCATTCTCGTGCCGGTCGAAAAACTACCGAAGGATTTCCTCGAGCCGGTGATGTCGGTCTTCATGGGCCCCAATGGCCATGCGGTCTGCTATTACCTGCGCTCAGGCACCCTGATGAACTTCGTCGGCATCGTCGAAACCGACGACATCTCCGAGGAATCCTGGACCGTCCGTTATCCCTGGGAAAGTCTGAAAGCCGACTTTGCCGGCTGGCATGAAGCGATCCAGACCATCATCGACACCGCCGACAAGGACCAGTGCTTCCGCTGGTCGCTGTTCGGCCGGCCGCCGACCATGAACTGGAGCTCGAAGCGCGTCACCTTGCTCGGCGATTCCGTCCATCCGACCCTGCCCTATCTCGCCCAGGGCGCCGCCATGGCGATCGAGGACGGCGCGATCCTGATGCGGGCGCTGGAACAAGAGCCGGACCTCGCTAAGGCTCTACAGGTCTATCAGCGCAACCGCGCCGAGCGGACGGCGAAAATCGTCACCCAGTCGACCGATAACCGCCGCCTGTTCCATCTGCCGTCCCAGGACGCCATTCGCGCCGAATTCTCCAAGCGCGATGAGGGCAACGACCGCAATCGCTGGCTGTATTCGTACAATCCGCTGACCGTGCCGTTGGTCTAG
- a CDS encoding gamma carbonic anhydrase family protein produces the protein MPVYAINEYRPTVADPKRCWIAPGAVVIGRVRLGLDVGIWFGAVLRGDTDLIEIGDGTNIQDGSILHTDPGLQLRIGANCTIGHRVTLHGCTIGPNTLIGMGATILNGAKIGANCLVGAGALVTEGKEFPDNSLIVGSPAKVVRTLDEKALAGMERNAKGYIANWQRYAAQLQECEPATESGT, from the coding sequence ATGCCTGTTTACGCCATCAATGAATATCGCCCCACGGTCGCCGACCCGAAACGCTGCTGGATCGCGCCGGGCGCCGTGGTGATCGGCCGGGTTCGCCTTGGCCTCGATGTTGGCATCTGGTTTGGCGCCGTGCTGCGCGGCGATACCGATCTGATCGAGATCGGCGATGGCACCAATATCCAGGACGGCTCGATCCTGCATACTGATCCCGGCCTGCAATTGCGCATCGGCGCCAATTGCACCATCGGCCATCGGGTGACCCTGCATGGTTGCACCATCGGCCCCAACACCCTGATCGGCATGGGCGCAACGATCCTGAACGGCGCCAAAATCGGCGCCAACTGCCTGGTCGGGGCGGGCGCTTTGGTGACCGAAGGCAAGGAATTCCCAGACAATTCCCTGATTGTCGGCTCGCCGGCCAAGGTCGTGCGCACGCTCGACGAAAAGGCCCTCGCCGGCATGGAACGGAACGCCAAGGGCTATATCGCCAATTGGCAACGCTACGCGGCCCAATTGCAGGAATGCGAACCTGCCACGGAATCTGGCACATAG
- a CDS encoding tripartite tricarboxylate transporter substrate binding protein — protein MHSKLAMESAGPTRRDVLGSSAALLAASAFGTSVSAQEKYPAREVRVICAFPAGSGADVFARYFAENMRPFLGGTVIVENKVGASGNLAINFAARAKPDGYTILIHAPSAIAANMSLFKDPGYDATKAFDVLASVCRLPFTVTVGANSPHKTLQDLIKTLQQKGDKASYGTTAPTGQVAAALMKDILKLKMVEVPYRTAADSVNDLESGNIDFMSYDPIFAMPFHRNGKMRVLALSSKERMSTAPDIPTMNESGVPGVDVVGWWGVAVPKGVPEPIKAQISKAFLQMAEKPETKKWLAEFGSDPFIIGPDEAQKLMLQDIKDWGRYVKIANMEPKG, from the coding sequence ATGCACAGCAAACTGGCTATGGAATCGGCTGGACCGACGCGTCGCGATGTACTGGGTTCAAGCGCGGCGCTGCTGGCGGCCTCGGCGTTCGGAACTTCGGTTTCGGCGCAGGAAAAATATCCGGCGCGCGAAGTGCGTGTCATTTGCGCGTTTCCCGCCGGCAGCGGCGCCGATGTTTTCGCCCGCTATTTCGCTGAAAACATGCGGCCGTTTCTGGGCGGTACGGTGATCGTCGAGAACAAGGTGGGCGCCAGCGGCAATCTGGCAATCAATTTCGCCGCCCGGGCCAAGCCCGACGGCTATACGATTCTCATTCACGCGCCGAGCGCCATCGCAGCGAATATGTCGCTGTTCAAGGATCCAGGCTACGACGCCACCAAGGCTTTCGATGTGCTGGCCAGCGTCTGCCGTCTGCCGTTCACCGTGACGGTCGGCGCCAACAGCCCGCATAAAACCTTGCAGGATCTGATCAAGACCCTGCAGCAGAAGGGCGATAAGGCGAGCTATGGCACGACGGCGCCGACAGGCCAGGTGGCGGCTGCGTTGATGAAGGACATTCTGAAACTGAAAATGGTCGAAGTGCCGTATCGGACGGCGGCTGACTCGGTGAATGATCTGGAGAGCGGCAATATCGATTTCATGAGCTATGATCCGATCTTCGCCATGCCGTTCCATCGCAATGGCAAGATGCGTGTGCTGGCGCTCAGTTCCAAGGAGCGGATGTCGACCGCGCCCGATATTCCGACCATGAACGAGAGCGGTGTCCCCGGCGTCGATGTGGTGGGATGGTGGGGCGTGGCCGTGCCCAAGGGTGTGCCGGAGCCCATCAAGGCGCAGATCAGCAAGGCCTTCCTGCAGATGGCCGAAAAGCCCGAAACCAAGAAGTGGCTGGCCGAATTCGGCTCAGATCCCTTCATTATCGGCCCGGACGAGGCCCAGAAATTGATGTTGCAGGACATCAAGGATTGGGGCCGCTACGTGAAGATCGCCAATATGGAACCCAAGGGCTAA
- a CDS encoding DUF1244 domain-containing protein, producing MLNIDEKTRTELEAAAFRRLVEHLRERTDVQNIDMMNLAGFCRNCLSNWLKDAADERHLGLGKEDLRTYVYGMPYEEWRGRFQREANPDQLRQYAENNKGHKHA from the coding sequence ATGCTCAATATCGACGAAAAAACCCGGACGGAGTTGGAAGCGGCGGCGTTCCGTCGGCTTGTGGAGCATCTGCGCGAACGGACCGACGTGCAGAACATCGACATGATGAATCTCGCCGGCTTTTGCCGCAACTGCCTGTCGAACTGGCTGAAGGATGCGGCCGACGAGCGCCATCTCGGGCTCGGCAAGGAAGATCTGCGCACTTACGTCTACGGCATGCCCTATGAAGAATGGCGCGGCCGTTTTCAGCGCGAGGCCAATCCGGATCAGCTGCGCCAATACGCCGAAAACAATAAGGGCCATAAGCACGCCTAA
- a CDS encoding DUF2937 family protein: MILRYFALAVALAAGLLTSQLPEFSQQYRQRLGGAIDELSRILVAFDADAGRLNLSREEGIARMKTNADELVRQQGAHMQENSARLVRLRQQLIEYAGAGPLARIGVMMSNFDQEVARRAMDDFEPAVPLTSEGAITTAAGAVAGWGLVRLVFLPIVLRRRRRVAQRRI, from the coding sequence ATGATCCTGCGATATTTCGCGCTGGCGGTTGCGCTTGCCGCTGGCCTGCTAACGTCGCAACTGCCGGAATTTTCGCAGCAGTATCGGCAGCGGCTTGGTGGCGCGATCGACGAACTGTCGCGCATTCTCGTCGCCTTCGATGCTGACGCGGGACGGCTCAATCTGTCGCGGGAAGAGGGCATCGCCCGCATGAAGACCAATGCGGACGAGCTGGTGCGCCAGCAGGGCGCGCATATGCAGGAAAACAGCGCGCGGCTGGTGCGTCTGCGCCAGCAATTGATCGAATATGCTGGCGCAGGCCCGCTGGCCCGCATCGGCGTCATGATGAGCAATTTCGATCAGGAGGTGGCGCGTCGCGCCATGGATGATTTCGAGCCGGCCGTGCCATTGACCAGCGAAGGCGCGATCACTACGGCGGCAGGGGCGGTGGCAGGCTGGGGGCTCGTTCGCCTGGTGTTCCTCCCCATCGTATTACGACGGCGGCGTCGCGTCGCCCAACGCAGGATTTGA
- the thiD gene encoding bifunctional hydroxymethylpyrimidine kinase/phosphomethylpyrimidine kinase, protein MIAHVLSVAGSDPSGGAGIQADLKTFSALGCYGMAVLTALTAQNTRGVSGVHVPPPSFVADQIDAIFTDVRVDAVKIGMLASGAVVEMVADRLKHHGARNIVLDPVLVATSGASLGAPDVIEAMKRHLFPLARVITPNIPEAVRLSGEAEPHDTAGLEKMARVLHGQGAPAVLVKGGHLGGEYAEDVLFDGADVRVLRARRVETKNTHGTGCTLSSAIAAQLAKGQSLFEATASAKDYLTAALRAADQLQIGAGHGPVHHFHGLWR, encoded by the coding sequence ATGATTGCACATGTGTTGTCGGTGGCTGGGTCCGATCCGTCGGGCGGCGCCGGCATTCAGGCCGATCTGAAGACGTTCTCGGCTTTGGGTTGCTACGGCATGGCGGTATTGACCGCATTGACGGCGCAGAACACGCGTGGCGTTTCCGGCGTGCATGTGCCGCCGCCGAGCTTTGTCGCCGATCAGATCGACGCCATCTTCACCGACGTGCGCGTCGATGCGGTGAAGATCGGCATGCTCGCCTCGGGCGCGGTGGTTGAAATGGTCGCCGATCGGCTGAAGCACCATGGCGCGCGCAATATCGTGCTCGATCCGGTGCTGGTGGCCACCAGCGGCGCTTCGCTCGGTGCGCCCGATGTGATCGAGGCGATGAAGCGGCATCTGTTTCCGCTGGCGAGGGTGATCACGCCCAACATTCCCGAGGCGGTGCGCCTGAGCGGTGAGGCGGAGCCACACGACACGGCGGGCCTGGAAAAAATGGCGCGGGTTCTGCACGGGCAGGGTGCGCCGGCTGTTCTCGTCAAAGGTGGTCATCTCGGCGGCGAATATGCCGAGGATGTGCTGTTTGATGGCGCCGATGTGCGCGTGCTGCGTGCCCGCCGGGTCGAAACCAAGAACACCCATGGCACCGGCTGCACGCTGTCGTCGGCCATCGCCGCGCAATTGGCCAAGGGCCAGTCGTTGTTCGAGGCGACGGCCAGCGCCAAGGATTATCTGACCGCCGCACTGCGCGCTGCCGATCAATTGCAGATCGGCGCCGGCCATGGGCCCGTGCATCATTTCCACGGGCTGTGGCGCTAG
- a CDS encoding aldo/keto reductase: MKANIDLTRRETLTLAAATGIAVAASTLPARAQSSGILARKIPSSGEMLPVVGIGTAIIFDFDKSDKTKLDERAEVIKALVAGGGRLIDTAPSYGLAEDRLGDLFAMTGLRDRIFLAGKVRVASRDDTVAEMKASFAKMKIDRIDLMQLHNVRDANQNLDLLREWKKSGLCKYIGITSSFDRDYSAVEQTLKREKPDFFQIDYSMVDRNSEERLIPAAADSGCAILTNLPFGRGKFFQKVAGKPLPDFAKEIEVTSWAQYALKWLLGNPAINGVIPGTDKPQYMVDNLKAGLGPLPDAALRKRMLDHFEQL; the protein is encoded by the coding sequence ATGAAGGCCAACATCGATCTGACGCGCCGTGAAACTTTGACCCTGGCGGCTGCGACCGGCATTGCCGTCGCCGCGTCGACCTTGCCAGCGCGCGCCCAATCCAGCGGCATTCTCGCGCGCAAAATTCCCTCGAGCGGCGAAATGCTTCCCGTGGTTGGCATCGGCACAGCAATCATTTTCGATTTCGACAAGAGCGATAAAACCAAGCTCGACGAACGCGCCGAAGTGATCAAGGCGCTCGTCGCTGGCGGCGGCCGGTTGATCGACACCGCCCCCTCCTACGGCCTGGCCGAAGACCGGCTCGGCGATCTCTTCGCCATGACCGGCCTGCGCGACCGTATTTTTCTCGCCGGCAAAGTGCGCGTCGCCAGCCGCGATGACACCGTCGCCGAGATGAAGGCCTCCTTCGCCAAGATGAAGATCGACCGCATCGATTTGATGCAGCTTCACAACGTGCGCGACGCCAACCAGAATCTCGACCTGTTGCGCGAATGGAAGAAGTCCGGCCTGTGTAAATATATCGGCATCACGTCCTCGTTCGACCGCGACTACAGCGCGGTCGAACAGACGTTGAAGCGCGAAAAGCCGGATTTCTTCCAGATCGATTATTCGATGGTCGATCGCAATTCGGAGGAACGGCTGATTCCCGCCGCCGCCGATTCAGGTTGCGCCATTCTCACCAACCTGCCCTTCGGCCGCGGCAAGTTCTTCCAGAAAGTGGCGGGCAAGCCGCTGCCCGATTTCGCCAAGGAGATCGAGGTGACGAGCTGGGCGCAATATGCGCTGAAATGGCTGCTCGGCAATCCGGCGATCAATGGTGTGATCCCGGGCACCGACAAGCCGCAATATATGGTCGACAATCTCAAGGCCGGTCTCGGTCCTCTGCCGGACGCGGCCCTGCGCAAGCGCATGCTCGATCACTTCGAGCAGCTATAA
- a CDS encoding Npt1/Npt2 family nucleotide transporter, producing MAKWEQSIERALSRVVEVRPQEVRAMLWAFAYFFCLLTSYYVLRPVRDEMGVAGGVRNMPWLFSATLITMLIAVPIYGALVARLPRARFIPLVYHFFALNLVLFWVFLSFRIFPGEAARAFFVWISIFNLFVVSIFWSFLADLFRTDQAKRLFGFVAAGGTAGALLGPTLTVSLAGLLGPANLLLVAMVFLEIAVFCAMRLERTAERVEPVEAEKAPKAIGGNPFAGFSLIVRSPYLAGIALWVVLLSLAGTFLYFAQAELVTAASGDPATRTRIFATIDLVSGILTLIVQFLATGRLIQRFGTGPATAFLPIIFAIGFAILAAQPLLAVAMAFQALQRTANFSISNPAREMLFTAVDREEKYKAKNIIDGALFRGADALWAWAFTALRGVGLDVTGIALLTIPIALGWLVLALGLGRAQEKRSAQQANELRGEKT from the coding sequence ATGGCGAAATGGGAGCAATCCATCGAGCGTGCCCTGTCACGCGTCGTTGAAGTGCGGCCGCAGGAAGTGCGCGCCATGCTCTGGGCCTTCGCCTATTTCTTCTGCCTGTTGACGAGCTATTACGTGCTGCGGCCGGTGCGCGACGAAATGGGCGTCGCCGGCGGCGTGCGCAATATGCCCTGGCTCTTCTCGGCGACGCTCATCACCATGCTGATCGCCGTGCCGATCTATGGCGCGCTCGTCGCGCGCCTGCCCCGCGCGCGCTTCATTCCGCTGGTTTACCATTTTTTCGCGCTCAACCTGGTCCTGTTCTGGGTCTTCCTCTCCTTCCGCATTTTTCCAGGTGAGGCGGCCCGCGCCTTCTTTGTCTGGATCAGTATTTTCAACCTGTTCGTCGTATCGATCTTCTGGTCCTTCCTCGCGGACCTGTTCCGCACCGATCAGGCCAAGCGCCTGTTCGGCTTCGTCGCCGCCGGCGGCACTGCCGGCGCGCTGCTCGGACCAACATTGACGGTTTCGCTCGCCGGCCTCCTCGGCCCCGCCAATCTGCTCCTCGTCGCGATGGTTTTTCTCGAAATCGCCGTGTTCTGCGCCATGCGCCTTGAACGGACCGCCGAGCGCGTCGAACCTGTCGAAGCCGAGAAAGCGCCGAAAGCCATCGGCGGCAATCCCTTCGCCGGTTTCTCACTGATCGTCCGATCGCCCTATCTCGCCGGCATCGCGCTGTGGGTGGTGCTGCTGTCGCTGGCCGGCACTTTCCTCTATTTCGCCCAGGCCGAACTCGTCACCGCCGCGTCCGGCGATCCAGCCACACGCACGCGCATTTTCGCCACCATCGATCTCGTCTCGGGCATTCTGACTCTCATCGTGCAGTTTCTCGCCACCGGGCGCCTTATCCAACGCTTCGGCACCGGGCCGGCGACGGCTTTCCTGCCGATCATCTTCGCCATCGGTTTCGCCATCCTCGCCGCACAGCCGCTGCTCGCCGTCGCCATGGCCTTCCAGGCGCTACAGCGCACCGCCAACTTCTCCATCTCCAATCCGGCGCGTGAAATGCTGTTCACCGCCGTCGATCGGGAAGAGAAATACAAGGCCAAGAACATTATCGACGGCGCGCTGTTTCGCGGCGCCGACGCGCTTTGGGCGTGGGCGTTCACGGCGCTGCGCGGCGTCGGCCTCGATGTCACCGGCATCGCCCTTCTCACCATTCCCATCGCGCTGGGCTGGCTCGTGCTGGCGCTCGGTCTTGGCCGGGCCCAGGAAAAGCGCTCCGCACAACAAGCAAACGAACTCAGAGGAGAAAAGACATGA
- the hemH gene encoding ferrochelatase, giving the protein MTGASASGASNQSPGRPSGKVGVLIVNLGTPDATDYWSMRRYLKEFLSDPRVIEVPRLLWWPILNLVILTIRPGLSGRKYAAIWNRERNESPLRTYTRAQAERLSRMVDDGALGDGGLGDPARPVVVDWGMRYGDPSIRSRLEALQAQGCDRILCVPLYPQYAASASATVADKAFAALKAMRWQPAVRIAPPWPDDPVYIEALAQSMRDAVAKLDFEPQAIIASFHGIPQSYADKGDPYALQCALTAQKLRQQLGFNEEQMPLAYQSRFGRTEWIKPYLDATVRDMAKRGIKRIAVIAPGFVSDCVETIEEIGIEVRDAFLAEGGEKYARIACLNDSDAGMNVLAHVVKRELQGWI; this is encoded by the coding sequence ATGACAGGTGCCAGCGCCTCCGGCGCATCCAATCAGAGCCCAGGCCGGCCTTCGGGCAAGGTCGGTGTGCTCATCGTCAATCTCGGCACGCCCGACGCCACCGATTACTGGTCGATGCGCCGCTATCTGAAAGAATTTCTCTCAGACCCGCGGGTGATCGAGGTGCCTCGGCTGTTGTGGTGGCCGATCCTCAATCTGGTCATTTTGACAATTCGCCCCGGTCTCTCGGGTCGCAAGTATGCGGCGATCTGGAACCGGGAGCGCAATGAGAGTCCGCTCCGTACTTATACGCGGGCGCAGGCGGAGCGGCTCTCGCGCATGGTCGACGATGGCGCTCTTGGAGATGGCGGGCTTGGTGATCCCGCCCGGCCGGTCGTGGTCGATTGGGGGATGCGCTATGGCGATCCCTCGATCCGGTCGCGGCTTGAGGCGCTGCAGGCGCAGGGCTGCGATCGTATTCTGTGCGTGCCGCTTTATCCGCAATATGCGGCCTCCGCGTCGGCGACCGTCGCCGACAAGGCTTTCGCCGCCTTGAAAGCCATGCGCTGGCAGCCGGCGGTGCGCATCGCGCCGCCGTGGCCCGACGATCCGGTTTATATCGAAGCACTGGCGCAGAGCATGCGCGACGCTGTGGCGAAGCTCGATTTCGAGCCGCAGGCCATCATCGCCTCGTTCCACGGCATTCCACAAAGCTATGCCGACAAGGGCGATCCCTATGCGCTGCAATGCGCCTTAACGGCGCAGAAGCTGCGGCAGCAGCTCGGGTTTAACGAAGAGCAGATGCCGCTCGCCTATCAGTCCCGCTTTGGCCGCACGGAATGGATCAAGCCCTATCTCGATGCCACCGTGCGCGACATGGCCAAGCGCGGCATCAAGCGGATCGCGGTCATTGCCCCGGGTTTCGTCTCCGATTGCGTCGAGACGATAGAGGAAATCGGCATCGAGGTGCGCGATGCATTTCTGGCCGAGGGCGGCGAGAAATATGCACGGATCGCCTGTCTGAACGACAGCGATGCGGGGATGAACGTGCTGGCCCATGTGGTGAAGCGCGAACTGCAAGGATGGATATGA
- the cutA gene encoding divalent-cation tolerance protein CutA: MEPAFDSGYSIVLTTTSSDDNARLIAERLLSDRLAACVQLARIESLYVWDDKLRDEPEIEIRAKIKTADFADVERAIRMAHIYEVPEIVRIAIAEGNAPYLRWISDVTR; this comes from the coding sequence ATGGAGCCGGCCTTCGACAGCGGATATTCCATCGTTCTGACCACGACGAGCAGCGACGACAATGCGCGCCTCATCGCCGAGCGTCTCCTGTCGGATCGGCTGGCGGCCTGCGTGCAGTTGGCGCGCATCGAAAGCCTCTATGTCTGGGACGACAAATTACGCGACGAGCCGGAGATCGAAATCCGTGCCAAGATCAAAACCGCCGATTTCGCCGATGTCGAACGGGCGATTCGCATGGCGCATATCTATGAAGTGCCGGAGATCGTGCGCATCGCCATCGCCGAGGGCAATGCGCCTTATCTGCGCTGGATCAGCGATGTGACGCGCTGA
- a CDS encoding AMP nucleosidase, which yields MTFEIAATPEDAIDRLEALYNAACAALRDDLQRFFDTHQPPTAEERARYRYPVLRVTYTQTILPPATWRGFAKFPAPGIYSTTITQPAEFRGYLLDQLRLLVDEYGATIETGISQQEIPYPYALDGGDELGRGKVTAVELARYFPTPLLSLVGDEIADGTFEFIDGEPRPLSLFDAVRVDFSLRRLVHYTGTDWRDMQPWVLLTNYHRYVDQFVRLGLAEIEAGTAEALVVPGGGRITQADIDSGTAERVMSAPWHRFQMPAYHLIRKGGDGVTLVNIGIGPSNAKNITDHLAVLRPNCWLMVGHCGGLRQEQVIGDYVLAHAYLRQDHILDELVPPDIPIPALAEVQVALQEAAAEITGEKGDKLKRRLRTGTVVTQDDRNWELQWTKERRRINQSRAVAVDMESGTIATQGYRLRVPYGTLLCVSDKPLHGEIKLPGAANAFYERAVGEHLKIGLCALRKLNEAGATIHSRKLRSFDEPPFR from the coding sequence ATGACCTTCGAGATCGCAGCCACCCCCGAGGACGCGATCGACAGGCTCGAGGCGCTTTATAACGCCGCGTGCGCAGCGCTGCGCGACGACCTGCAACGCTTTTTCGACACCCACCAGCCACCGACGGCGGAGGAACGCGCGCGTTATCGCTACCCGGTCTTGCGCGTCACCTACACGCAGACGATTCTGCCACCGGCGACCTGGCGCGGCTTCGCCAAATTTCCAGCGCCGGGTATCTATTCGACCACGATCACGCAACCGGCCGAGTTCCGCGGCTATCTGCTCGACCAGCTCCGTCTACTGGTCGACGAATATGGCGCAACCATCGAGACGGGCATCAGCCAGCAGGAAATACCCTATCCTTATGCGCTTGATGGCGGCGATGAACTGGGGCGTGGCAAGGTCACCGCCGTCGAACTGGCCCGCTATTTCCCGACACCGCTCTTGTCCTTGGTCGGCGATGAGATCGCCGACGGCACGTTCGAATTCATCGACGGCGAACCCCGGCCTTTGTCACTGTTCGACGCCGTGCGGGTGGATTTCTCGCTGCGTCGTCTCGTCCACTATACCGGCACCGACTGGCGCGACATGCAGCCCTGGGTGCTGCTCACCAACTATCATCGTTATGTCGATCAGTTCGTCCGGCTAGGCTTGGCGGAAATCGAAGCCGGCACCGCCGAAGCCTTGGTTGTGCCCGGCGGCGGCCGGATCACCCAAGCCGACATCGACAGCGGCACGGCGGAACGGGTGATGTCGGCGCCCTGGCATCGGTTCCAGATGCCAGCCTATCACCTGATCCGCAAAGGCGGCGACGGCGTCACGCTCGTCAATATTGGCATCGGCCCGTCCAACGCCAAGAACATCACCGATCATCTCGCCGTGCTGCGGCCGAACTGCTGGCTGATGGTCGGCCATTGCGGCGGCCTACGCCAGGAGCAGGTGATCGGCGATTATGTTCTCGCGCACGCCTATCTGCGTCAGGACCATATCCTCGACGAACTGGTGCCGCCCGACATCCCCATTCCCGCCCTCGCCGAAGTCCAGGTCGCTTTGCAGGAAGCTGCGGCCGAGATCACTGGAGAAAAAGGCGACAAGCTGAAGCGACGGCTGCGAACCGGCACCGTCGTCACCCAGGACGATCGCAATTGGGAATTGCAGTGGACGAAGGAGCGCCGCCGCATCAACCAGTCGCGCGCCGTCGCCGTCGATATGGAATCCGGCACGATCGCAACGCAAGGCTATCGCCTGCGCGTACCCTACGGCACTTTGCTCTGCGTCTCCGACAAGCCGCTGCATGGCGAGATCAAACTGCCCGGCGCCGCCAATGCCTTCTATGAGCGCGCCGTCGGCGAACATCTGAAGATCGGCTTGTGCGCCTTAAGAAAGCTCAACGAGGCCGGCGCCACCATTCATTCGCGCAAACTGCGCAGTTTCGACGAGCCGCCGTTTCGGTAA